GCGGTGGTCGTTGATGCCGCATTTTTGAGGTGCAGGGCAGGGGCTGAAGGATCGAAATCTACGGTGTTCACCACTTCCGAGCCGGCGACCAGCGTGTGCCCGTCCAGGCTGAGAACCACGGCGCCCCCGGGGATCTCGGTGGTGTCGAAGTGGATGTAGTCGGCGAGTTCCTTCATGGCCTGGTAACGCTTGTCTCGAAGATCGTTTGCGGTGTGGGAGGGCGTTTCCGAATAGGCGATCTGGCGGTTGAAGTCGGCTATTGTCCGGAGCAGTTCGTTGATTCGGGTTTCCTGGTTTTCGGCTTCATCGAGAAGCGCCAGGCGGGTGTCTTCCAGGGCCGCCCAGGTGCCGTTGATTTGTGAGGCAAGATCCTGAGCCGCTTGAAGGACGCTTTCTTTTTCGGAAACGCCGTCGGGGTTCATGTTCAAGATGTCCCACGATGCCCAGAACTCTCCAAGGAGATGGCTCAACCCGCTTTCCCCTTCGTCCGTGATGTAGGCTTCGGCGGTTTTGAGCGCCGAGGACCTCGTTTCGTGATAGGCCTTGCTTGAAAGGGTTTCAAGCAGTCTGCTTTCCAGGAATTGATCCCGGGCCTGGGTCACATGGGTGATCTGGGCGCCCTGCCCCAGCCAGCCGGACCTTTCCCTTACGGCCGGGTTGGTCGATGTGGCCGCTTTCTGACGGGAGTAGTTCAGACTTTCGGCGTTGGCGATGTTGTGGGACACCGTTTGGATCTGAAGCTGCGTGTTGAGCAGCGTGCCCTTGGCTATTTCCATGGTGGTGCTCAGGCCCGACATGGCTCATGCCTCCCGGCTGATGGAAAGGCCCTTGTACGGCGGCCTTGCAGCCCTTTCCCCCGTACGTGACGGATAGGAAGGCCTGGTGAAGACTTGGGCGAAGTCCTGAAAATATTCCAGGTATCCTTCGATGAAGATGCGGTTCGATTCGTTGAGCGCCTGAATCTCGATCAGGGTTTCCTTGAGGCGTCTTCGTGTGTCGGAGGCTTCGGCGATGTCGGAGTTCCCCGTCTCCAAGGCGCAGGCCAATTTTTCCTTGAGCGAGATGGCGAGAAATTCCTTCTGGGACAGGACCTTGAGAAACGCGTCCGTGGAAGGGTTCCTCAGAAGCCGTCTCTCGGATTCGAGGGCGGCCTTGAGGGCCTCGGCGGCCTGGAGCGCCGAAGCCATGGGGGCGGGGTCTTCGCTTTCCTCGCGAGCCGAGAAGCCGTCTCCGCCCTTAAACGGCGGCGGATTTTCCCGCCGATTCGGCCTAAAGTCCTGATGATCTCTCATCTTGTTTCCCTCTCATTTCTCTAATCGGTCGGAGAACCCGGATGCTTGAGGCTTGGAGCGCCCGAAGCGTCGGCCGGCACCGGGGGATCTTCGGACGCTTCCCGCCCGGGCAAGTCGGAGCTGGAAAACGAAGGCTGGGCTTCGAGAAGCGGTTCGAGTTCTCGATAGAGGAGTCCGCTCAATCCGAACTCACCGCTTCTGCTCACTTCGCCTGCGAGGGTTTCGTCCAGAAGATCCTCGAAGATTTCACGTGCTCTTTCCGGTTCTTCCGCTTGAATGACGGTATGGCGCATGGACTTCAACAGGTAGTGATCGAGCTGTGCTTCGAAAGCCTGACAGGCTTCCCGCAGCCTTTGCCTTTCCCGTTCTTTCCGGTCCGGCGCGTCGGTTGGAAAAGGAGCATGACTGATGCGCATGAGACAAATCCTTTGGCCCGAGCTTTTTTCTTTTCAGCTCGGTTTGTGAAAGATCAGTTCGACCCGGCGGTTGAGTTCACGGCCTTCGGGGGTTTTGTTGTCGGCCATGGGAAGGGTGCTGCCATAGGCTCCCAAAGCCAGTTTTTCTTCCGGCACCAGGCACTCACCGATCAGGTAGTCCATCACGGCCCGCGCTCTGGCCAGGGAAAGTTCGTCGTTGGAAGCGTAATGGAGACCCCGCACGGGAACGTCGTCGGTATGGCCGTCGATGTAGACATGGTAAGGGGTCTCGATCATGAATTTCGCCATCTTTCGAAGAATCGGGTAGGCATCGGGTTTGAGTTGAGCGCTGCCGCTTTCGAAAAGGAGCTTGCTTCCGAAGATGAAAGAGAAATTCTCTGTGCCGAACCTTTTCTTGTAGAAGATGGCGTTACCGAAAGAATCCGGCAGCCGAATTTCCTTTCGGGAGGGCGGCCCGTGGATCACCTCGTCAAGGTCTCGTACGTCCATCAGGTGGACGCTTTCAAGGCTCTTGCTGATATCCTCGATCACCATGTCTCTTTGGGCCGTGACTTTGCCGTGCGTCTTGAACATGAGGATGCCGCCGGCACTTTCGAAGTTGTGAAAGCTGCTTTGAATGGCGCGTGAATTCAAAGACGACATGCTGAGAAGCAGCACGAAAAACATCAGAAGTAAGGTACACAGGGTCGCAAAGGTGACCATCCAGCCATCGGAGCTTGGACCGTTGTCGCTGTTTTTCTTGTTTCGACTCATGGGGGCGGTTCCGTAGTATGCATCCCTTGATTTTCATGGGCTGCCCGGGAGGCTTTGTCCGTGGGGCGGTCCGCCGCGGGCATCGGAAACATCCTGAAGATGAAATTCTTGTAGTTGAAAAAAGGACTTCCTTGCGCCCGCGACCTGATGAGGCTTGCCGGAAGTGTATCGACGACGCCCACGACGATTTCGACTCGGTGGTTTTTGTGGCGCAGGTGCGGGAATCGCTGCCCGTCCACCAGGGGCCGATGATAGCTGAACCCGTGGGCGCTCAGCCGGTCGGCTGGAATCCCCTGGCTCATCAGGTACCGGCTCACGGCCATGGCACGCCGGGTCGACAGTTCCCATGAGTAGTCGGTCCAGGGCGGATGGCTGAGCATCTCAAAGGGATCCGTGTGACCGCGGATCTCCAGTTCCCGCGGATCGTTTTTGAGATACTGGGCGAGAGCGCCCAGGTAGTTTTGCATCCGAGGCTGCAGTTCGAACGTGCCGGAGCGGAACAGGACTTTTTCGTCGATGACGATCACCAACTTTTCTCCCTTTTTCATAAGCTTGACGTCGGGGTCCAGCTCATTTTTCAATGTGATTTCCTGGAGCATTTCAAAATCGAAAGGCGCATCGGGGATCATGGGTGCCCCGGGTTCGCTCACGTCCACTCCCTCTTCCTTTCCGATAGGTGACCTGCCATACGGGAGAAACCCGAAAGCTTCCTCCACGGACTCCAGCGCCGCCCGTTTTCGGGTTTGATCGATCACCGACATGCTGAGCAGCAGTACGAAAAAGGTCAGGAGCAGCGTGCAGACATCGGTATAAGTGATGAGCCACTTGCCCGACTCGGGTGCACCGTCGTCGGGCGGTTTCCTGTCTTTGCGCTCAGATGATTTCGAGTTCGGCATGGAGCGCTCCGGCCGCCCGGATGGTCTGAAGGATCGTGATGATATCACGAGGGGTCGCGCCGATGGCATTCAGCCCCTGGATGACCTGTCCAATGGTTGCCCCCTGAACGAGAGTCAGGGCGCCTTTTCCTTCCTGAACCTCAATGGCGGTCTGAGGCACCACCGCGGTCGCACCTCCGCTGAAGGGGAGCGGCTGAGACACCGCGGGCTGCTCGGTGATCTGCACCGTCAGGTTGCCGTGCGCGATGGCGACGGGGGAAATCTTCACATTTTCGCCCATCACGATGGTTCCCGTGCGCTCGTTGATCACCACCCGGGCGATGGTATCGGGGATGACGTCCAGGTTTTCCACTCTGCGGATCATGGCAACGATGTTTTCCCGGTAGGACGGGGGAACATCGATTCTCACCGTACGGGCATCCAGGGCGCTGGCGTAGTTCCCACCCATGGAGAGGTTGATCGTGTCGGCGGCGGTGCCGGCCGTGCTGAAATCCGGTTCCCGCAGCACGAGGTCCAATCGATCCAGACCCTCATAGGAGACGGTAAATTCCTTTTCCACCGTGGCGCCGCCGCTGACGATGCCCACCGTCGGATGATTCATCTGGACCGT
This is a stretch of genomic DNA from Desulfoglaeba alkanexedens ALDC. It encodes these proteins:
- the flgK gene encoding flagellar hook-associated protein FlgK translates to MSGLSTTMEIAKGTLLNTQLQIQTVSHNIANAESLNYSRQKAATSTNPAVRERSGWLGQGAQITHVTQARDQFLESRLLETLSSKAYHETRSSALKTAEAYITDEGESGLSHLLGEFWASWDILNMNPDGVSEKESVLQAAQDLASQINGTWAALEDTRLALLDEAENQETRINELLRTIADFNRQIAYSETPSHTANDLRDKRYQAMKELADYIHFDTTEIPGGAVVLSLDGHTLVAGSEVVNTVDFDPSAPALHLKNAASTTTATLTDMETISGKLGGPATAADTIATWQNRLDAFSQTLADQVNAQHPGFFTVGTPPSATLAVSVADASAIDGSNALDIAQLQTATVTFGTPPDTVDMTFSGYWSDIQRNVGTEVASSEFQADFQDTLMNELESQRQNVSGVSIDEEMVDLLKYQQLYQAAAKLIQNTANMLQTAIDMVP
- a CDS encoding flagellar export chaperone FlgN, with the translated sequence MRDHQDFRPNRRENPPPFKGGDGFSAREESEDPAPMASALQAAEALKAALESERRLLRNPSTDAFLKVLSQKEFLAISLKEKLACALETGNSDIAEASDTRRRLKETLIEIQALNESNRIFIEGYLEYFQDFAQVFTRPSYPSRTGERAARPPYKGLSISREA
- a CDS encoding rod-binding protein: MRISHAPFPTDAPDRKERERQRLREACQAFEAQLDHYLLKSMRHTVIQAEEPERAREIFEDLLDETLAGEVSRSGEFGLSGLLYRELEPLLEAQPSFSSSDLPGREASEDPPVPADASGAPSLKHPGSPTD
- a CDS encoding OmpA family protein, with the protein product MSRNKKNSDNGPSSDGWMVTFATLCTLLLMFFVLLLSMSSLNSRAIQSSFHNFESAGGILMFKTHGKVTAQRDMVIEDISKSLESVHLMDVRDLDEVIHGPPSRKEIRLPDSFGNAIFYKKRFGTENFSFIFGSKLLFESGSAQLKPDAYPILRKMAKFMIETPYHVYIDGHTDDVPVRGLHYASNDELSLARARAVMDYLIGECLVPEEKLALGAYGSTLPMADNKTPEGRELNRRVELIFHKPS
- a CDS encoding OmpA/MotB family protein, which translates into the protein MPNSKSSERKDRKPPDDGAPESGKWLITYTDVCTLLLTFFVLLLSMSVIDQTRKRAALESVEEAFGFLPYGRSPIGKEEGVDVSEPGAPMIPDAPFDFEMLQEITLKNELDPDVKLMKKGEKLVIVIDEKVLFRSGTFELQPRMQNYLGALAQYLKNDPRELEIRGHTDPFEMLSHPPWTDYSWELSTRRAMAVSRYLMSQGIPADRLSAHGFSYHRPLVDGQRFPHLRHKNHRVEIVVGVVDTLPASLIRSRAQGSPFFNYKNFIFRMFPMPAADRPTDKASRAAHENQGMHTTEPPP
- a CDS encoding flagellar basal body P-ring protein FlgI translates to MKIIRFILLVWTLGLGLFCAGPHADGARIKDIAYFMGTRSNPLFGYGLVIGLNGTGDNNKTQFTTSTLANFLDRMGIHVDPDQLRVNNVAAVMVTAKLPPFARVGNRVDVQVSSIGDAQSLEGGTLLLTPLQGPDGEVYAAAQGPLTTGGFSVGGATGSTVQMNHPTVGIVSGGATVEKEFTVSYEGLDRLDLVLREPDFSTAGTAADTINLSMGGNYASALDARTVRIDVPPSYRENIVAMIRRVENLDVIPDTIARVVINERTGTIVMGENVKISPVAIAHGNLTVQITEQPAVSQPLPFSGGATAVVPQTAIEVQEGKGALTLVQGATIGQVIQGLNAIGATPRDIITILQTIRAAGALHAELEII